From the genome of Papaver somniferum cultivar HN1 chromosome 2, ASM357369v1, whole genome shotgun sequence, one region includes:
- the LOC113347648 gene encoding H/ACA ribonucleoprotein complex subunit 3-like protein gives MYLQYYINDNGDKVYTVKKESPLGKATESAHPARFSPDDKYSRQRVLLKKRFGLLPTQKPAPKY, from the exons ATGTATCTTCAGTACTACATCAATGACAACGGTGACAAAGTTTACACTGTTAAG AAAGAATCACCACTCGGGAAAGCAACAGAATCTGCTCATCCAG CTCGGTTCTCCCCTGATGACAAGTACTCTAGGCAGAGAGTTCTTTTGAAGAAGCGATTTGGATTGCTGCCAACTCAGAAACCAGCCCCCAAGTATTGA